In Halogeometricum sp. S1BR25-6, a single genomic region encodes these proteins:
- a CDS encoding YihY/virulence factor BrkB family protein produces the protein MSRLVEAFRVVFAVARGVREHEVEYPAASLAYYGFISLFPLLVLVLAVLSQPAAEAVRTATPSFLTPSTRQLVYEATANQTGRTGAILLSGAVLLWSGAHLTFGFRAVVERAEGSVGGSLPAIARDAVCVVGSLGLAVVSIGLASAFFSTFLAPSEIVGVGLFAVLTVVFLPLYYVPSRLVTSLRAAVPGAVLAAAGWTALLGVAHVYSVNADQYAVFGAISGIIIVLTSVYTGAMLLFVGVILNATLASRRRSAA, from the coding sequence ATGTCGCGCCTCGTCGAGGCGTTCCGCGTCGTGTTCGCCGTCGCCAGAGGCGTCCGCGAGCACGAGGTCGAGTACCCGGCGGCGTCGCTGGCGTACTACGGGTTCATCTCGCTGTTCCCGCTCCTCGTATTGGTGCTGGCGGTGCTGAGCCAACCGGCCGCCGAGGCGGTCCGAACGGCGACGCCGTCGTTTCTCACCCCCAGCACGCGGCAGTTGGTGTACGAGGCGACGGCGAACCAGACCGGACGGACCGGGGCCATCCTCCTGTCCGGCGCCGTCCTCCTGTGGAGCGGCGCACACCTCACGTTCGGCTTCCGCGCGGTCGTCGAACGCGCCGAGGGGTCGGTCGGGGGGTCGCTCCCGGCTATCGCCCGCGACGCCGTCTGCGTCGTCGGGTCGCTGGGGTTGGCGGTAGTGTCTATCGGTCTCGCCAGCGCCTTCTTCTCGACGTTCCTGGCCCCGTCGGAAATCGTCGGCGTGGGGCTGTTCGCCGTCCTGACAGTCGTGTTCCTTCCGCTGTACTACGTGCCGTCCCGCCTCGTCACCTCGCTCCGGGCGGCGGTCCCGGGGGCGGTCCTCGCCGCCGCGGGGTGGACCGCGCTGTTGGGCGTCGCGCACGTCTACTCCGTCAACGCCGACCAGTACGCCGTCTTCGGCGCCATCAGCGGCATCATCATCGTCCTCACGAGCGTCTACACCGGGGCGATGCTCCTCTTCGTCGGCGTCATCCTCAACGCGACGCTCGCCTCGCGGCGCCGGAGCGCCGCCTGA